A window of the Brassica napus cultivar Da-Ae chromosome C5, Da-Ae, whole genome shotgun sequence genome harbors these coding sequences:
- the LOC106445573 gene encoding glyoxylate/hydroxypyruvate reductase HPR3-like, producing the protein MGETSESPIVLVHRPPTLAYMDDHLSRNFRLLNAHLSPDPLPLFLSRHAASVTAFVNIGRLKIDAELLSHLPSLQLLVCTSVGTDHVDLAECKRRGIAVTNAGEAFSDDVADCAVGLLISVLRRIPAGDRYVRSGNWSKPGQFQLGIKVSGRRVGIIGLGSIGSRVAKRLEPFGCIISYNSRTQKQSIPYRYYSDVLSLAADNDVLVLCCSLTDQTMHVVNREVMESLGKEGVIINVGRGGLIDEEEMVKCLVEGVIGGAGLDVFEKEPQVPEELFVMDNVVLSPHAAVATPGALESVAEVAIANLKAFFKNQPLVSPVRLG; encoded by the exons ATGGGGGAAACTTCAGAATCTCCGATCGTCCTCGTTCACCGCCCACCTACTCTAGCTTACATGGACGACCACCTCAGCCGCAACTTCCGTCTTCTCAACGCTCACCTTTCACCGGATCCACTACCCCTCTTCCTCTCCCGCCACGCCGCCTCCGTCACAGCCTTCGTCAACATCGGCAGGCTCAAGATCGACGCCGAGCTCCTCTCCCACCTCCCTTCTCTCCAGCTTCTCGTCTGCACCAGCGTCGGCACCGATCACGTCGACCTCGCCGAATGCAAGCGCCGCGGCATTGCCGTCACAAACGCTGGCGAAGCCTTCTCTGATGACGTAGCGGATTGCGCCGTCGGGTTATTGATTAGCGTCCTCCGTCGTATTCCGGCCGGAGACCGTTACGTCCGGTCTGGTAACTGGTCGAAACCAGGGCAATTCCAACTAGGGATTAAG GTAAGTGGTAGGCGAGTTGGGATCATTGGATTAGGAAGTATCGGGTCCCGTGTCGCCAAAAGACTCGAACCCTTTGGCTGCATCATCTCTTACAACTCGAGAACTCAGAAACAGAGCATCCCTTACCGTTACTACTCCGATGTTCTCTCCTTGGCAGCAGACAACGATGTCCTCGTGCTCTGCTGCTCTCTGACGGATCAAACGATGCACGTTGTGAACAGAGAAGTGATGGAGTCGCTTGGGAAGGAAGGGGTTATCATCAATGTGGGAAGGGGAGGGCTGATTGATGAGGAGGAGATGGTGAAGTGTCTGGTGGAAGGTGTGATTGGTGGTGCCGGTTTAGATGTGTTTGAGAAAGAACCGCAAGTTCCTGAGGAGTTGTTTGTTATGGACAATGTTGTCTTGTCTCCGCATGCTGCTGTGGCCACGCCAGGGGCTTTGGAAAGTGTTGCCGAGGTTGCGATAGCTAACTTGAAGGCGTTTTTCAAGAACCAGCCTTTGGTTTCCCCGGTTCGATTGGGTTGA